Proteins from a single region of bacterium:
- a CDS encoding GNAT family N-acetyltransferase: protein MTPLQLKFHPVTSSRWKDLEDLFGARGACGGCWCMTWRLERAVFEKQKGPSNKRALKKIVDKGPPPGVLAYHKGQAIGWCAVAPRSVYPALERSRVLKPIDDQPVWSISCLFVRKEFRRKNISIELLKAAVNLAKKHGAKIVEGYPQEPKKDLPDPFVWTGLTPAYLKAGFVEVHRFSPIRPIMRYVV, encoded by the coding sequence ATGACTCCATTGCAGTTAAAATTTCATCCGGTAACATCGTCCCGATGGAAAGACCTGGAAGATTTGTTTGGTGCGCGTGGGGCGTGCGGCGGATGCTGGTGTATGACGTGGCGGCTCGAAAGAGCGGTTTTTGAAAAGCAAAAAGGTCCGAGCAACAAACGGGCATTAAAAAAAATTGTCGACAAAGGCCCGCCGCCCGGCGTACTGGCGTATCACAAAGGTCAGGCCATTGGCTGGTGCGCGGTTGCGCCACGAAGTGTCTATCCGGCGCTGGAACGCTCCCGCGTGTTGAAACCGATTGACGATCAGCCGGTATGGTCGATTTCGTGTTTATTCGTCCGCAAAGAATTTCGCCGAAAAAATATTTCGATCGAATTACTCAAGGCCGCGGTCAATCTCGCCAAAAAACACGGTGCAAAAATTGTCGAAGGATACCCTCAGGAGCCGAAGAAAGATTTGCCTGATCCGTTTGTGTGGACCGGACTTACTCCGGCGTACCTTAAAGCCGGATTTGTGGAAGTCCATCGTTTTTCGCCTATTCGCCCAATCATGCGGTACGTGGTGTAA
- a CDS encoding carbohydrate binding family 9 domain-containing protein, with product MRALILLFFTFKLFAQNPVELPTTQQIPKLDGVLNDDVWQQAFTINDFVQRLPHEGQTPSEKTEVFLLYTSTDLYVGVKCYDSKPDHIAATVMQRDNFDLTQNEQFVIAIDSYNDGRSGFWFSTNPLGVRVDAQFNNEGDVFIVEWDGIWDVQAHSDSDGWSAELRIPFSTLRFKSGSENIMGINLYRRIIRTNEHLFSPLIPLQYANGTPNVSIARKFLFKNIVGNKRWFFKPTIITSHEKNYIHHDSKASGDLGLDLTYALSDNMVTTITYNTDFSQVEADDRQINLSRFNIFIPEKRDFFIENSALFAFGLTQEAEVFFSRRIGLAADTSGQLFTVPILAGGKMTGKIGRFDIGILNVQTQDRRNVPDQNFSVVRMKYEILPRSYIGLIGTRKDPAEGRTNSVVGIDGNVFLNETVAVSAFAVTSKSAVDDPGSSMYNAAIYRGGEREAFNFSVTSIGRNFDPQMGFLVRSDTRKWYGDVKWPVYLKHPVLRRFVPEYETTYYENPHDRIENYFHKFNFTTELVTDDIISVFIKRNFEYIPSTFPIFRTVEIENGNYHQTSGGLSLSSKPGRRLSGTLSLSGGGFYGGSFYEIGSSLLWKWNYHLTLSQDYTTTFAKLDNDEFRTHIAQTRINYAFNTRFFIASLIQYDNASNELGFNIRVNYLLEEGRELFVVYNHLFDQHGVKNVYLKEPVNRSLILKFSYLF from the coding sequence ATGCGGGCATTAATTCTTTTATTTTTCACATTCAAACTTTTCGCGCAAAATCCGGTTGAACTGCCGACGACTCAACAAATTCCAAAGCTTGACGGCGTTTTGAATGATGATGTTTGGCAACAGGCTTTTACGATCAATGACTTTGTTCAACGTCTTCCGCATGAAGGTCAAACCCCGTCGGAAAAAACGGAAGTGTTTTTACTATACACGTCGACCGATTTATATGTGGGGGTAAAATGTTATGACAGCAAACCCGATCACATTGCCGCCACGGTCATGCAGCGTGATAATTTCGATCTGACGCAGAACGAACAATTTGTGATTGCGATCGATTCGTATAACGACGGCCGGAGCGGTTTTTGGTTTTCAACCAATCCGCTCGGCGTACGCGTCGATGCACAATTCAACAATGAAGGCGACGTATTTATTGTCGAATGGGACGGAATATGGGATGTTCAGGCGCATAGCGATAGCGACGGTTGGTCGGCTGAACTACGGATTCCATTTTCAACCTTGCGGTTTAAATCCGGCTCGGAAAATATCATGGGCATTAATCTTTATCGGCGGATCATCCGGACGAATGAACATCTTTTTTCTCCGCTCATTCCCTTGCAATATGCCAACGGCACTCCAAACGTTTCCATAGCGAGAAAATTTCTTTTCAAAAATATTGTTGGCAACAAACGCTGGTTTTTCAAACCAACGATCATAACGTCTCATGAAAAAAATTATATTCATCACGATTCAAAGGCATCCGGCGATCTTGGCCTGGATTTGACGTACGCTTTGAGCGATAACATGGTGACGACGATTACATACAACACGGATTTTTCTCAGGTCGAAGCCGATGACCGGCAGATCAATCTATCGCGATTTAATATTTTCATTCCCGAGAAACGCGATTTTTTTATTGAAAATTCGGCGTTATTTGCTTTTGGGTTGACGCAAGAGGCTGAAGTATTTTTCAGCCGCCGCATCGGGCTGGCCGCCGATACTTCAGGACAATTATTTACCGTTCCTATTCTTGCCGGCGGCAAAATGACCGGTAAGATCGGCCGGTTTGACATCGGCATCCTCAACGTGCAAACGCAAGATCGCCGTAATGTTCCTGATCAGAATTTTTCGGTCGTTCGGATGAAATATGAAATTTTGCCGCGATCGTATATCGGACTGATCGGCACGCGTAAAGATCCGGCCGAAGGCCGCACCAATTCTGTCGTTGGTATAGATGGCAATGTTTTTTTGAACGAAACCGTTGCCGTTTCGGCTTTTGCGGTGACATCGAAATCGGCTGTCGATGATCCCGGCTCTTCGATGTACAATGCTGCCATCTATCGCGGCGGTGAGCGCGAGGCGTTTAATTTTTCTGTCACCAGTATCGGAAGAAATTTTGACCCGCAAATGGGTTTCCTTGTACGTTCGGATACCCGTAAATGGTATGGCGACGTTAAATGGCCGGTTTATCTGAAACATCCTGTTTTGCGCCGTTTCGTGCCGGAATATGAAACTACATATTACGAAAATCCGCATGACCGGATTGAAAATTATTTTCATAAATTCAACTTCACGACAGAATTGGTTACGGACGATATTATATCGGTTTTTATCAAACGGAATTTTGAATACATCCCGTCAACGTTTCCGATTTTCCGTACGGTAGAAATTGAAAATGGAAACTATCATCAAACGTCAGGCGGTCTGTCGCTTTCTTCCAAACCCGGTCGCCGTTTGTCGGGAACATTATCGCTTAGCGGCGGCGGATTTTACGGCGGCTCATTTTATGAAATCGGAAGCTCCCTCTTATGGAAGTGGAATTACCACCTGACGTTGTCCCAGGATTATACGACAACGTTTGCTAAATTAGATAACGATGAATTCAGAACGCACATTGCTCAAACGCGGATCAATTACGCCTTTAATACGCGTTTTTTTATTGCTTCGCTGATTCAGTATGACAATGCCTCTAACGAACTAGGTTTTAATATCCGCGTTAATTATCTTCTTGAAGAAGGACGGGAATTATTCGTAGTTTATAATCACTTATTCGATCAGCACGGCGTAAAAAATGTTTACCTGAAAGAACCCGTCAACCGTTCATTAATATTAAAATTCAGTTATTTATTTTAG
- the serS gene encoding serine--tRNA ligase, which translates to MLELKFIRENLELVKKAAKDKRFEADFDAIIRFDDERKSLILKVEELKAKRNKASEEVARRKKAKENADELIAEMKKVGDDIKILDEQLALVEKNLNQVLLTVPNVPHPSVPDGSTPEDNQTIFTWGEAPKTDFEMKPHWDITQNLDLIDFVTGAKIAGSGFPVYKGYGAQLQRALINFFLDQAAVNGYKEIQPPIVVNADSATGTGQLPDKEDQMYVVTRDEFYLIPTAEVPVTNIHRHSVLKVEQLPIKYAAYTPCFRREAGSYGKDVRGLNRLHQFDKVELVKFVHPDQSYDELESLRTDAEKLLQLLELPYRVLLMCKGDMGFTQTKKYDLEVWSAGQQRWLEVSSCSNFEAFQARRMNIKFKSGNEKPEYVHTLNGSGLALPRIVSAIIENYQTDEGTVIVPKALRQYMGVDVIKSH; encoded by the coding sequence ATGCTGGAACTCAAATTCATACGCGAAAATCTGGAACTCGTCAAAAAAGCGGCCAAAGACAAAAGATTTGAAGCAGATTTTGACGCGATTATACGATTCGATGATGAACGCAAATCGTTAATCCTGAAGGTGGAAGAATTAAAAGCAAAACGTAATAAGGCGTCGGAAGAAGTTGCCCGCCGCAAAAAAGCCAAAGAAAACGCGGACGAATTGATTGCTGAAATGAAAAAAGTCGGTGATGATATTAAAATTCTGGACGAACAATTGGCGCTGGTTGAAAAAAACCTGAATCAGGTTTTGCTTACGGTACCTAACGTTCCGCATCCGTCTGTACCCGACGGTTCGACTCCTGAAGACAACCAGACTATTTTTACGTGGGGCGAAGCGCCGAAAACCGATTTTGAAATGAAGCCGCATTGGGACATTACGCAAAATCTCGATCTGATTGATTTTGTAACCGGAGCAAAAATTGCCGGTTCGGGATTTCCCGTATACAAAGGCTACGGTGCGCAGTTGCAGCGTGCGTTGATCAATTTTTTCCTCGATCAGGCCGCTGTCAATGGTTACAAAGAAATTCAGCCGCCGATCGTCGTCAATGCCGACAGCGCGACTGGCACCGGACAATTGCCCGACAAAGAAGATCAGATGTACGTCGTCACGCGCGACGAATTTTATTTAATTCCGACCGCAGAAGTACCTGTGACAAATATTCACCGTCATTCCGTTTTGAAAGTTGAACAATTGCCGATCAAGTACGCCGCTTACACGCCGTGTTTTCGCCGCGAAGCGGGCTCGTACGGCAAAGACGTCCGCGGCCTCAATCGATTGCATCAATTTGATAAAGTAGAATTGGTAAAATTCGTTCATCCCGATCAATCGTACGACGAATTGGAAAGTCTTCGTACTGATGCGGAAAAACTTTTACAGCTTTTGGAATTGCCATACCGTGTTTTGTTGATGTGCAAAGGAGACATGGGTTTTACGCAAACTAAAAAATACGATCTGGAAGTATGGTCGGCCGGTCAGCAACGTTGGTTGGAAGTTTCCTCGTGCAGCAATTTCGAAGCATTCCAGGCACGGAGAATGAACATTAAATTCAAGTCGGGTAATGAAAAACCCGAATACGTCCACACGCTCAATGGTTCGGGACTGGCGTTACCGCGCATTGTTTCGGCCATCATCGAAAATTATCAAACCGATGAAGGCACGGTGATCGTTCCGAAAGCGTTACGTCAATATATGGGCGTGGACGTGATTAAATCTCATTGA
- a CDS encoding small ribosomal subunit Rsm22 family protein, which produces MNKTPALPLDFIAFLERRFMIDLMSPKTNALKPVSQTIRLLSEQLSRPKFRKDFTNSVYLNQPAFRQAYLLYFSSCNLLKIHFPLDEISHSGFFENKKNIKILDLGTGTGTLVYGSAFWFQQYHPHTQIDFTAIDQSAESLKEFETDFRSFKFPHTLRCQTYDLERILNIEERYDLIIGANFLNELSDEGRENVLSNLQKHLAYDGFVILIEPALLETSRVLLNFRDRAVEKSWSVYAPCFTKKMCPALQNDNDWCHHDWTWERPAFIEVIDELIGNIKKSLKFSYVVLTQTDRHLSDFLNGRDYENQFRVVSELFKEKGRKRIFLCNDLGRKEFVKNNRDDSESNSAFDQLERYDLVQIRPFEIRKSDVKILEKSEVLKMSSIKLKTD; this is translated from the coding sequence ATGAATAAAACCCCGGCGCTCCCATTGGATTTTATCGCGTTTCTTGAACGCCGGTTTATGATCGATCTTATGTCGCCTAAAACCAACGCTCTTAAGCCAGTCTCTCAAACGATTCGTCTTCTTTCAGAACAACTCAGCCGGCCTAAATTCAGAAAAGATTTTACTAACAGCGTCTACCTTAATCAACCTGCTTTTCGCCAGGCGTACCTGTTATATTTTTCCTCATGTAATCTCCTGAAAATTCATTTTCCTTTGGATGAAATTTCACATTCCGGTTTTTTTGAAAATAAAAAAAACATTAAAATTCTCGACCTTGGAACAGGTACCGGAACATTGGTTTACGGCAGCGCATTTTGGTTTCAGCAATATCACCCACACACACAAATTGATTTTACTGCTATCGATCAATCGGCCGAATCATTAAAAGAATTTGAAACCGATTTTCGTTCGTTTAAGTTTCCTCATACGCTTCGCTGCCAAACGTACGACCTTGAAAGAATATTGAATATTGAAGAACGTTACGACCTTATTATTGGTGCAAATTTTTTGAATGAACTGTCCGATGAAGGGCGTGAAAATGTTCTGTCAAATTTGCAGAAACATTTGGCGTATGACGGTTTTGTCATTCTGATCGAACCTGCCTTATTAGAGACATCTCGGGTACTATTAAATTTTCGTGATCGTGCCGTCGAGAAGTCATGGTCAGTGTACGCACCGTGTTTTACAAAAAAAATGTGTCCGGCACTGCAGAACGACAACGATTGGTGTCATCACGACTGGACGTGGGAAAGACCGGCATTCATCGAAGTGATAGATGAGTTGATCGGCAATATCAAAAAGTCGCTGAAATTTTCGTATGTTGTGTTAACGCAAACAGACCGGCATTTGTCCGATTTTTTGAATGGGCGTGACTATGAAAATCAATTCCGTGTCGTGAGTGAATTATTTAAAGAAAAAGGCCGGAAGAGAATTTTTTTGTGCAACGATCTTGGGAGGAAGGAATTTGTCAAAAATAACCGGGACGATTCTGAAAGTAATTCAGCCTTCGATCAATTGGAGCGGTATGATTTGGTGCAGATCAGGCCGTTTGAAATTCGAAAGAGTGATGTGAAAATTTTAGAAAAGTCAGAAGTGTTGAAAATGTCTTCAATAAAATTAAAAACCGATTGA
- a CDS encoding response regulator transcription factor — MISKDYKVLVVDDEDEVREMIRRILRFSNYQVIEARDGDEGLQKAVNEKPDLITLDIMMPGKDGFRLCAELKQHAATKHIPVVVLTVAGSRKKAMTAGADYYMNKLFSIDEFVKVINKLVGRHPSEQPSA; from the coding sequence TTGATTTCCAAAGATTACAAAGTTCTAGTCGTTGACGACGAGGACGAAGTGCGTGAAATGATTCGCCGTATCTTACGCTTTTCTAATTATCAGGTAATTGAAGCGCGTGATGGCGATGAAGGCCTTCAAAAAGCCGTCAATGAAAAACCCGACCTGATTACGCTCGACATCATGATGCCGGGCAAGGATGGATTTCGTCTATGCGCAGAACTCAAGCAGCATGCGGCTACGAAACATATTCCTGTCGTAGTTTTGACGGTTGCCGGAAGCCGTAAAAAGGCAATGACTGCCGGCGCTGATTATTATATGAACAAGCTTTTTTCTATCGATGAATTCGTCAAAGTGATCAATAAGCTGGTGGGACGCCATCCGTCCGAACAACCTTCCGCGTGA